One part of the Triplophysa rosa linkage group LG5, Trosa_1v2, whole genome shotgun sequence genome encodes these proteins:
- the si:ch211-106k21.5 gene encoding slit homolog 1 protein: MIPEGLVLCAIGILQMLHMTEGNTGGCWCPAATVLTRFPSLVPNDTCCLNYSGSTFNQVPWSAFMLKAHLQILDLTNCNISHIMDAGDASTSLRKLYLGQNKLASVPADFLSKAYHLEVLDLGMNYLKDLPGRFLQNSEQLQVLNLGWNQLSFLQSSVLKPSLQHLDLFENPWACTCSLLEKLQGAQHDNSSSLQGLVGNLTCGSPQSLAGQTVWSLQSSDVCNLANLTPLFILLPLLLLLSLVLCWCCGRKKKRKETSSFSPARKRSNNSQCIGWWPHAKLAAGESAVSADNRKDVILRNQLMLQPSSNLLGSTRDIYEEVEIKLGSVDSLGPPPSTCSTEGTPGKQDLDTVSVTEVMKDSADRERAYMIQSTEYYSLVPGIEIEDSDHGEYESVDLS; this comes from the exons ATGATACCTGAAG GTCTTGTCTTATGTGCAATTGGCATTCTCCAGATGCTGCACATGACTGAAGGAAACACTGGAGGATGTTGGTGTCCAGCGGCCACCGTTTTAACTCGCTTTCCATCACTTGTACCCAATGACACTTGCTGCTTAAACTACTCAGGATCCACATTCAACCAGGTGCCCTGGTCTGCTTTCATGTTAAAAGCACACCTGCAGATATTGGACTTAACTAACTGTAATATCAGTCACATTATGGATGCTGGAGATGCCTCCACTTCACTGAGAAAGCTGTATCTCGGTCAAAACAAACTGGCATCTGTTCCAGCTGACTTCCTTTCCAAAGCCTATCATTTGGAGGTGCTGGACCTGGGGATGAACTATCTGAAAGATCTCCCGGGGCGATTTCTGCAGAACTCTGAACAGTTGCAGGTGCTGAACCTCGGATGGAACCAGCTGAGCTTTCTCCAGAGTTCAGTCCTCAAGCCTTCTCTACAGCATCTGGACCTCTTTGAAAACCCCTGGGCTTGCACATGCTCACTGTTGGAAAAGCTTCAAGGTGCTCAACATGACAACTCCAGTAGCCTTCAAGGCCTTGTGGGAAATCTGACCTGTGGCTCTCCTCAGAGCCTAGCCGGACAGACAGTATGGTCTTTGCAGAGTAGCGATGTGTGCAACTTGGCCAACCTGACCCCTCTCTTCATCCTGCTTCCTCTGCTCCTCCTCCTCAGTCTAGTGCTCTGCTGGTGCTGTGgcaggaagaagaagaggaaagaGACATCATCGTTTAGCCCAGCTCGCAAAAGATCCAACAACTCACAGTGCATCGGATGGTGGCCGCATGCCAAACTGGCTGCTGGCGAGTCCGCTGTGTCCGCTGACAACAGAAAGGACGTCATACTGAGGAACCAACTTATGCTTCAGCCCTCATCCAACCTGCTGGGCAGCACTCGGGATATCTACGAGGAGGTGGAGATCAAACTGGGCTCGGTGGACTCGCTGGGACCTCCGCCGTCCACTTGCTCCACAGAAGGAACTCCAGGCAAGCAGGATCTGGACACAGTGAGTGTGACCGAGGTGATGAAAGACTCGGCGGATCGGGAGAGAGCTTACATGATCCAGTCTACTGAATACTACAGCTTGGTACCTGGGATCGAGATCGAAGACTCCGATCACGGGGAGTATGAGAGCGTGGACCTCTCGTGA
- the best4 gene encoding bestrophin-4: MTVSYTLKVANARFGGFSKLLFRWRGSIYKLLYREFLVFCLLYGLFSILYRCVLNNHQQELFERLARHCNKFAKLIPMSFVLGFYVTQAFQRWWGQYTSFPLPDNLMMVVSGNVHGTDERGRLLRRTLMRYANLSSVLILRSISTRVRKRFPKLKDIVEAGFMTVEEQKKLNHLYSDFNKYWMPLAWFANLASQARKEGRVKDDIALRLLMDELNNYRSKCSMLFHYDWISIPLVYTQVVTLAVYSFFTFCLIGRQFIKPENREEHSVHLDMYVPVFTLLEFFFYAGWLKVGELIINPFGEDDDDFETNQLIDRNIQVSMLAVDDMHQNLPPLEKDKYWVDMGPSYPSSTTKPVFMGSTHDMRIIEDENEEFVQSSKAAILAVNVWPTSHKVKKQRSKGLQQRCLCCRAKCKDEHSIRALETPLKNSMLSPRQLQNMPMQQGYYEEPLGSPETMGSTNQEA, encoded by the exons ATGACTGTATCCTACACTCTCAAGGTGGCTAATGCTCGATTTGGAGGCTTCTCAAAGTTGCTCTTCAGATGGAGAGGAAGCATCTACAAGCTCTTGTACAGAGAATTCCTGGTCTTCTGCTTACTGTACGGCTTATTCAGCATTCTGTACAG GTGTGTTCTCAACAACCATCAGCAGGAACTATTCGAGCGACTAGCACGACATTGCAACAAGTTTGCTAAACTCATTCCCATGTCCTTTGTTCTTG GGTTCTACGTGACACAGGCGTTTCAGCGCTGGTGGGGTCAATATACAAGCTTTCCCTTGCCAGATAACCTCATGATGGTTGTCTCTGGAAATGTTCATGGTACAGATGAAAGAGGGCGTTTGCTGAGGCGTACTCTCATGAGGTACGCAAACCTCTCATCTGTTCTCATCCTGCGTTCCATCAGCACACGAGTACGCAAGCGATTTCCAAAATTGAAGGACATTGTGGAGGCAG GATTCATGACTGTGGAGGAGCAGAAGAAACTGAATCATCTGTATTCTGACTTTAACAAATACTGGATGCCCCTTGCTTGGTTTGCAAATCTGGCATCACAGGCAAGAAAAGAGGGCCGTGTTAAAGATGATATAGCCTTGAGATTGCTTATGGAT GAGCTGAATAACTACAGGTCAAAATGCAGCATGCTCTTTCACTACGACTGGATCAGCATCCCTCTGGTTTACACACAA GTTGTAACATTGGCCGTTTACTCCTTTTTCACATTCTGTCTAATTGGGCGACAGTTTATTAAACCTGAGAATCGTGAAGAGCACAGTGTTCATCTGGACATGTATGTCCCAGTTTTCACTCTCCtggaatttttcttttatgctggcTGGTTAAAG GTAGGGGAACTCATTATCAACCCATTTGGAGAAGACGACGATGATTTTGAAACCAATCAACTCATAGATCGGAACATTCAG gTTTCTATGTTAGCAGTAGATGACATGCATCAAAATCTCCCTCCCCTTGAGAAGGACAAATACTGGGTTGACATGGGTCCCTCGTATCCTTCTTCTACAACAAAACCTGTCTTTATGGGTTCAACACATGACATGAG GATAATAGAGGATGAAAATGAAGAATTTGTACAGAGCTCTAAAGCAGCAATTCTTGCTGTCAATGTGTGGCCAACCTCACACAAAGTAAAAAAGCAAAGGAGCAAGGGCTTACAACAGAGGTGTCTTTGCTGCAGGGCAAAATGCAAGGATGAACACTCCATCAGAGCACTTGAAACACCCCTGAAGAACAGCATGCTGTCACCACGACAGCTACAAAACATGCCAATGCAACAGGGATACTATGAAGAACCCTTGGGTTCACCTGAAACTATGGGGTCAACAAACCAAGAGGCCTAG
- the rps8a gene encoding 40S ribosomal protein S8 has translation MGISRDNWHKRRKTGGKRKPIHKKRKYELGRPPANTKIGPRRIHTIRVRGGNKKYRALRLDVGNFSWGSECCTRKTRIIDVVYNASNNELVRTKTLVKNCVILVDSTPFRQWFESHYVLPLGRKKGTKLSPEEEEILNKKRSKKVQKKLDGRRKNSKISSLLEEQFLQGKLLASIASKPGQCGRADGYILEGKELEFYLRKIKAKKGK, from the exons ATGG GTATCTCAAGGGACAACTGGCACAAACGCCGCAAGACCGGTGGCAAACGTAAGCCCATCCACAAGAAAAGGAAATATGAACTTGGGCGTCCTCCAGCAAACACCAAG ATTGGACCGCGTCGCATCCACACAATCAGGGTCCGTGGTGGAAACAAGAAATACCGTGCCCTGAGGCTTGATGTAGGCAACTTCTCATGGGGCTCTGAAT GTTGCACCCGCAAGACAAGGATCATTGATGTGGTCTACAATGCCTCTAACAATGAGCTGGTGAGAACCAAGACCCTGGTGAAGAACTGTGTGATCCTTGTGGACAGCACTCCTTTCAGACAGTGGTTCGAGTCTCACTATGTCCTCCCTCTCGGAAGGAAGAAGGGCACCAAACTG AGTCCTGAGGAAGAGGAGATTCTGAACAAGAAGAGGTCCAAAAAGGTCCAAAAGAAGCTTGATGGACGCAGAAAGAACAGCAAAATCAGTTCTCTATTGGAGGAGCAGTTCCTGCAAGGAAAACTGCTTG CTTCCATTGCCTCCAAACCAGGACAGTGTGGTAGGGCCGATGGCTACATCCTTGAAGGCAAAGAACTTGAGTTCTACCTGAGGAAAATTAAGGCCAAGAAAGGCAAATAA